In one Pseudomonas sp. Bout1 genomic region, the following are encoded:
- the tssC gene encoding type VI secretion system contractile sheath large subunit, protein MSTTQSEQSGLPQGATQFDAGDFASLLQKEFKPKTDKAKEAVETAVRTLAEQALQGTHLLSNDVLGTIEGLIAALDQKLTEQINHILHHEEFQGVESAWRGLHYLVNNTETDESLKIRVMNISKNEVHKTLRKFKGVAWDQSPIFKKLYEEEYGQFGGEPYGAFVADYYFNNSAPDVELLTQMARVSAAAHCPLITAADPSVMLMESWQELANPRDLTKIFQTPEHAAWRGFRASEDSRYVGLAMPRFLSRAPYGAKTNPVEDFDFEETTDTVGSKDFTWANAAYAMAVNINRSFKHYGWCSQIRGIESGGAVEGLPVHTFPTDDGGVDMTCPTEIAISDRREAELAKNGFMPLVHKKNSDLAAFIGAQSMHKPAEYDDPDATANANLAARLPYLFATCRFAHYLKCIVRDKIGSFKEREDMQVWLNNWIGRYVEHNPATATDADKARKPLAGAEVVVEEIEGNPGYYGAKFFLRPHYQLEGLTVSLRLVSKLPSTKAS, encoded by the coding sequence ATGTCCACTACACAATCGGAACAGTCCGGACTGCCGCAAGGCGCCACTCAGTTTGATGCCGGCGACTTCGCCAGCCTCCTGCAAAAAGAGTTCAAACCCAAGACCGACAAGGCCAAGGAAGCAGTGGAAACCGCCGTGCGTACCCTGGCTGAACAGGCGCTGCAAGGCACACACCTGCTCTCCAATGACGTGCTGGGCACCATCGAAGGTCTGATCGCCGCCCTGGACCAGAAGCTCACCGAGCAGATCAATCACATCCTCCATCACGAGGAGTTCCAGGGCGTGGAAAGTGCCTGGCGCGGCCTGCATTACCTGGTGAATAACACCGAGACCGACGAGTCGCTGAAGATTCGGGTGATGAATATTTCCAAGAACGAAGTGCACAAGACCCTGCGCAAGTTCAAGGGCGTGGCCTGGGACCAGAGCCCGATCTTCAAGAAGCTCTACGAAGAGGAATACGGGCAGTTCGGCGGTGAGCCCTATGGCGCGTTTGTGGCCGACTACTACTTCAACAACAGTGCGCCGGATGTGGAACTGCTGACCCAGATGGCCCGGGTCAGCGCTGCCGCCCACTGCCCGTTGATCACCGCCGCCGACCCCAGCGTGATGCTGATGGAGTCCTGGCAGGAACTGGCCAACCCGCGCGACCTGACCAAGATCTTCCAGACCCCCGAGCACGCCGCCTGGCGCGGCTTCCGGGCCAGTGAAGATTCGCGCTACGTGGGCCTGGCGATGCCGCGCTTCCTGTCCCGTGCCCCGTACGGCGCCAAGACCAATCCGGTGGAAGACTTCGATTTTGAAGAAACCACCGACACCGTCGGCAGCAAGGATTTCACCTGGGCCAACGCGGCCTACGCCATGGCGGTAAACATCAACCGCTCGTTCAAGCACTACGGCTGGTGCTCGCAGATTCGCGGCATCGAATCCGGCGGTGCGGTGGAAGGCTTGCCCGTGCACACCTTCCCGACGGATGACGGCGGCGTCGATATGACTTGCCCAACCGAAATCGCCATCAGCGACCGCCGTGAAGCAGAGCTGGCAAAAAACGGTTTCATGCCCCTGGTGCACAAGAAAAACAGCGACCTGGCGGCGTTCATTGGCGCCCAGTCGATGCACAAGCCTGCCGAATACGACGACCCGGACGCCACCGCTAACGCCAACCTGGCCGCGCGCCTGCCGTACCTGTTTGCCACTTGCCGTTTCGCTCATTACTTGAAGTGCATCGTGCGCGACAAGATCGGCTCGTTCAAAGAGCGCGAAGACATGCAGGTGTGGCTCAACAACTGGATCGGCCGCTACGTGGAACACAACCCGGCTACGGCCACCGATGCCGACAAGGCCCGCAAACCCCTGGCCGGCGCCGAAGTGGTGGTGGAGGAGATCGAAGGCAACCCGGGTTACTACGGCGCCAAGTTCTTCCTGCGCCCGCACTACCAGCTCGAAGGCCTGACCGTGTCGCTGCGCCTGGTCTCCAAACTGCCGTCGACCAAAGCTTCCTGA
- a CDS encoding pyridoxamine 5'-phosphate oxidase family protein, which yields MNHQDASPASPWHAGERQLQQSAGVAERMQVIGAKVIRDHLPEQHRAFYELLPYLVVGAVDDLGLPWATLLEGAPGFAYSPDPYRLRIDSLPAVGDPAGAGLQKGAAVGLLGIDLNTRRRNRMNGVVGAVGIDGFAVQVVHTFGNCPKYIQLRTVEPGAQGQRPAKPAVQRATSLDDATRAVIRTADTFFVASYVDLEGDAAKRSVDVSHRGGNTGFIRVDGDVLTIPDFTGNSFFNTLGNLQVNPVAGLLFVDFASGDVLQVVGRAEVILGGPELAGFQGAERLWRVTVEHVVRRDAALALRWQFDGFSPYSLAMGPWRG from the coding sequence ATGAATCACCAGGACGCATCCCCTGCCTCGCCATGGCATGCCGGCGAGCGGCAATTGCAGCAAAGCGCCGGCGTGGCCGAGCGCATGCAGGTGATCGGCGCCAAGGTCATACGGGATCATTTGCCGGAGCAGCATCGGGCGTTTTATGAGCTGTTGCCCTATCTGGTGGTGGGGGCCGTGGATGACCTGGGGCTTCCCTGGGCCACGCTGCTGGAGGGCGCGCCGGGGTTTGCCTACTCACCGGATCCTTACCGTTTGCGCATCGACAGCCTGCCTGCCGTGGGAGACCCGGCCGGCGCCGGTTTACAAAAAGGCGCAGCGGTGGGGCTGTTGGGGATTGACCTGAATACGCGGCGGCGCAACCGCATGAACGGGGTTGTCGGCGCGGTGGGCATTGATGGTTTTGCGGTGCAGGTGGTGCATACCTTTGGCAATTGCCCCAAGTACATTCAGCTGCGCACGGTGGAACCGGGTGCCCAGGGACAGCGCCCAGCCAAGCCGGCAGTGCAGCGCGCGACTTCGCTTGATGACGCAACCCGGGCGGTGATCCGCACTGCCGATACATTTTTCGTCGCCAGTTACGTGGACCTGGAGGGCGATGCGGCCAAGCGCTCGGTGGACGTTTCGCACCGGGGTGGCAACACCGGGTTTATTCGGGTGGACGGTGATGTGCTGACGATTCCGGACTTCACCGGCAACTCGTTTTTCAACACCTTGGGCAATTTGCAGGTCAACCCTGTTGCGGGGTTGTTGTTTGTGGATTTTGCTTCAGGGGATGTTCTGCAGGTTGTCGGGCGGGCCGAGGTGATTCTGGGTGGACCTGAGTTGGCGGGGTTTCAGGGCGCGGAGCGGTTGTGGCGGGTGACGGTGGAACATGTGGTTCGGCGGGATGCGGCGTTGGCATTGCGTTGGCAGTTTGACGGATTTTCTCCTTATAGTTTGGCGATGGGGCCTTGGCGGGGTTAG
- a CDS encoding LysR family transcriptional regulator encodes MDRYRDMQIFQGLSGQPSLAAAARYLGVSGPTVMRAVARLEARLGVSLIQRNTQGFRLTETGARFMVDCSRILDDVGAAEASVKGAHVQTEGNLRVFFPLLFSRYVMAPLLAEYLERYPGVRVFAHYHDHYPNLNEDGLDVAILEGALPGSSLIARPVGHVRNIVCASPGYLETHGEPLQPEALKQHRLVASQASAGWAQWDFQGSSIRAWVRLGSTTVQGAINAAVQGAGLVRCLSYPVHEHLASGQLRRVLQAYEPSPLPVHVVYREGRNASTRVRSFVDFSVAALREHPAFHPLRA; translated from the coding sequence ATGGACCGCTATCGCGACATGCAGATTTTCCAGGGCCTGTCCGGCCAGCCGAGCCTGGCAGCGGCTGCCCGTTACCTGGGCGTCTCGGGGCCCACAGTGATGCGTGCGGTTGCCAGGCTGGAGGCGCGCTTGGGGGTGTCATTGATACAGCGCAACACTCAGGGTTTTCGCCTCACCGAAACCGGGGCGAGGTTCATGGTGGACTGCTCGCGGATCCTCGACGACGTGGGCGCCGCCGAAGCGTCTGTCAAGGGTGCACATGTGCAGACCGAAGGCAATCTGCGGGTATTTTTCCCGCTTCTGTTCAGCCGTTATGTGATGGCGCCCCTGTTGGCTGAATACCTGGAGCGCTACCCCGGGGTGCGGGTGTTTGCCCATTACCACGACCATTATCCGAACCTGAACGAAGACGGCCTGGATGTGGCAATCCTGGAGGGAGCACTGCCGGGTTCATCCCTGATTGCCCGGCCTGTGGGCCATGTGCGCAACATCGTGTGTGCCAGCCCCGGGTACCTGGAAACCCATGGCGAACCGCTGCAGCCTGAGGCACTCAAGCAGCATCGGCTGGTCGCCAGCCAGGCGTCCGCAGGTTGGGCACAGTGGGATTTCCAGGGTTCCAGCATCAGGGCATGGGTGCGCCTCGGGAGCACCACCGTACAGGGCGCAATCAATGCGGCGGTGCAGGGGGCGGGGTTGGTCCGGTGCTTGAGTTACCCGGTGCACGAGCACTTGGCGAGCGGCCAGTTGCGCCGCGTATTGCAGGCCTATGAACCGTCGCCGCTGCCGGTGCATGTGGTGTACCGCGAGGGGCGCAACGCGTCGACGCGGGTGCGCAGTTTTGTCGATTTCAGCGTGGCGGCATTGCGTGAACATCCGGCGTTTCATCCACTGAGGGCTTGA
- the tssA gene encoding type VI secretion system protein TssA — protein sequence MDLSTQAQPLDFSALAQPLGDIEPCGENVEYDPDFLQLEEEALGKPEVQYGDTITQAVVPNWKRVMSLALPLMQRSRDLRLATWLTRAQLNLNGIHGLNAGLGLIEALLVKCWGGLHPQLDPDDDHDPLLRINILATLCEPTGLLRELQDMPLVGARSVGQFSLRDLDLASGEQGSTDALAMIDGAFADADPQTLRHTEAALTEALQRSQHIEQSLTEHVGVGRAIDLGGLATLLRRQADTVRRRLPENPSVATHIDAGPAPAAALQAMGGEISSREDARQAIDRLCTYFNTHEPASPVPFLLQRAKKLIDKNFMELLQDLAPDGLAQLALVSGIRPGND from the coding sequence ATGGACCTCTCCACCCAAGCGCAACCGCTGGATTTCAGCGCGCTGGCCCAACCCCTGGGCGACATCGAGCCTTGTGGCGAGAACGTCGAGTACGACCCCGACTTCCTCCAGCTGGAAGAAGAAGCCCTGGGCAAGCCCGAGGTCCAATACGGCGACACCATCACCCAGGCCGTCGTGCCCAACTGGAAGCGGGTAATGTCCCTGGCATTGCCGCTGATGCAACGCAGCCGCGACCTGCGCCTGGCCACCTGGCTGACCCGTGCCCAACTCAACCTCAATGGCATCCACGGCCTCAATGCCGGCCTCGGCCTGATCGAAGCCCTGCTGGTTAAATGCTGGGGCGGCCTGCACCCGCAACTCGACCCGGACGACGACCACGACCCGCTGCTGCGCATCAATATCCTCGCCACCCTGTGCGAACCCACCGGCCTGTTGCGCGAGCTGCAGGACATGCCCCTGGTGGGCGCCCGCAGTGTCGGCCAGTTCAGCCTGCGTGACCTCGACCTGGCCAGCGGCGAGCAGGGCAGCACTGACGCCCTGGCGATGATCGACGGCGCCTTTGCCGACGCCGATCCGCAAACCCTGCGCCACACCGAAGCGGCCCTCACCGAAGCCTTGCAGCGCAGCCAGCACATCGAACAATCCCTCACCGAACACGTCGGCGTTGGCCGCGCCATCGACCTCGGCGGCCTGGCGACCTTGCTGCGTCGCCAGGCCGACACTGTGCGTCGGCGCCTGCCAGAAAACCCGTCTGTCGCGACCCACATCGACGCCGGCCCGGCACCGGCCGCAGCCCTGCAGGCCATGGGGGGCGAGATCAGCAGCCGCGAGGACGCGCGTCAGGCCATCGACCGCCTGTGCACCTATTTCAACACCCACGAACCCGCCAGCCCCGTGCCGTTCCTGCTGCAGCGGGCAAAGAAACTGATCGACAAAAACTTCATGGAATTGCTGCAAGACCTCGCCCCCGATGGTCTGGCACAACTGGCGCTGGTCAGCGGTATTCGCCCCGGCAACGACTGA
- the tssB gene encoding type VI secretion system contractile sheath small subunit → MAKESSQKFIARNRAPRVQIEYDVEIYGAEKTVQLPFVMGVFSDLSGKPAEPLPPVAERKFLEVDIDNFDERLKSMKPRVAFQVPNTLTGEGNLPVEITFENMDDFTPAAIARKVPSLNQLLTARSQLSNLLTYMDGKVGAEELMARLLGDPAVMQALSSAPKQPE, encoded by the coding sequence GTGGCCAAAGAAAGCAGTCAGAAATTCATCGCTCGCAACCGCGCCCCGCGGGTCCAGATCGAGTACGACGTGGAAATCTACGGGGCGGAAAAAACCGTGCAGTTGCCCTTCGTGATGGGCGTGTTTTCCGACCTCTCCGGCAAACCTGCCGAGCCGTTGCCGCCTGTCGCCGAACGCAAGTTCCTGGAGGTCGACATCGACAACTTCGACGAACGCCTCAAGTCGATGAAGCCGCGCGTTGCGTTCCAGGTGCCCAACACCCTGACCGGTGAAGGCAACCTGCCGGTGGAGATCACCTTCGAAAACATGGACGACTTCACCCCGGCCGCCATCGCCCGCAAGGTGCCGAGCCTCAACCAGTTGCTGACCGCCCGCAGCCAGTTGTCGAACCTGCTGACCTACATGGACGGCAAGGTTGGCGCTGAAGAGTTGATGGCCAGGCTGCTGGGCGATCCGGCCGTGATGCAAGCATTGAGCAGTGCGCCCAAACAACCCGAGTAA
- a CDS encoding LysR family transcriptional regulator: MDRFQEMQVFLAVAEEQGFAAAARRLKTSPPSVTRAIAAMEARIGTQLLSRTTRSLHLSEAGQRYLDDCRRILAELTEAEEAAAGSFSVPWGQLTVTAPVLFGELFVAPILGDYLDLFAQVNINALLVDRVVNMTDEGVDVAVRIGHLQDAGQQAIKVGEVRRVVCAAPAYLERHGRPLHPGQLREARIVTSSSSQLVSEWQFIEAGQPLNVAVEPRLVVTANNAAINLARLGWGITRVLSYQVASDVRAGALEIILQDFEPPALPIHVVFQNSARVPAKVNTFVDFLVTRLGQDAALNPSMPRPA; the protein is encoded by the coding sequence ATGGACCGTTTCCAGGAAATGCAGGTGTTCCTTGCCGTCGCCGAAGAACAGGGCTTTGCCGCTGCGGCCCGGCGCCTGAAAACCTCGCCGCCCAGCGTAACCCGTGCGATTGCCGCGATGGAGGCGCGTATCGGCACGCAGTTGCTCTCGCGCACCACCCGCAGCCTGCACCTGAGCGAGGCCGGGCAGCGTTACCTGGACGATTGCCGACGCATCCTGGCAGAGCTGACGGAAGCCGAAGAGGCGGCGGCGGGCAGTTTCTCGGTCCCGTGGGGGCAACTGACGGTCACCGCGCCGGTGTTGTTCGGCGAACTGTTCGTGGCGCCGATCCTGGGGGATTACCTGGACCTGTTTGCCCAGGTCAACATCAACGCCTTGCTGGTGGATCGCGTGGTCAACATGACCGACGAAGGTGTCGACGTGGCCGTGCGTATCGGGCACTTGCAGGACGCCGGCCAGCAAGCGATCAAGGTCGGCGAGGTGCGCCGGGTGGTCTGCGCCGCGCCGGCGTACCTTGAGCGGCATGGCCGGCCACTGCACCCCGGGCAACTGCGCGAGGCCAGGATTGTCACCTCGTCCTCCAGCCAGTTGGTCAGCGAATGGCAATTCATCGAAGCCGGCCAGCCCTTGAACGTGGCGGTTGAGCCACGCCTGGTGGTCACCGCCAACAATGCGGCAATCAACCTGGCGCGCCTTGGCTGGGGCATCACGCGGGTGTTGTCTTACCAGGTTGCCAGCGATGTGCGTGCCGGCGCACTGGAAATCATCCTGCAAGACTTCGAGCCGCCGGCACTGCCGATTCATGTGGTATTCCAGAACAGCGCCCGGGTACCGGCGAAGGTCAACACCTTCGTCGACTTTTTAGTCACTCGGCTCGGGCAGGATGCAGCGCTCAACCCGTCGATGCCGCGGCCGGCCTGA
- a CDS encoding efflux transporter outer membrane subunit, translated as MKKLMLGVVCVLGGCSLIPDYQRPPAPTPAQYPVYNADRVPPSAAVPDWQQLFPDPVMRQLIGQALVNNRDLRVAALNVEAFQAQYRIQRADLFPAVSATGAGNRQKVPRRVSGTGESAITSTYSATLGVSAYELDFFGRVRSLSDQAMLQYLATEEARRSAQLSLVANVANAYLTWRADQELLALARQTLASDEHSLRLTSRSKTAGKATSIDVIQAQTSVESTRASIARYQRQVAQDQNSLALLVGGPVPDSLPARPLADDLVARMPAGLPSDLLQRRPDIIQAEFQLKAANANIGAARAAFFPSVTLTANAGTSSSDLSGLFQGGSGSWVFQPQINLPIFNAGSLRASLDYAKIQKNIFVAQYEKSIQTAFQEVSNGLAARQTYNEQLAAQRDFVQANQKYYDLAQHRYRSGVDSNLVFLDAQRSLFNSQQALIVDRLAQLVAQVNLYTALGGGWGVDIVGTQGISIIQVTAARRSHPALEWQKPGQRL; from the coding sequence ATGAAGAAACTGATGCTCGGCGTGGTGTGTGTGCTTGGCGGGTGCTCGCTGATTCCGGACTACCAACGGCCCCCAGCGCCCACGCCTGCGCAATACCCGGTGTATAACGCAGACCGGGTGCCACCCTCGGCGGCAGTTCCCGACTGGCAACAGCTGTTCCCGGACCCGGTGATGCGCCAGTTGATTGGCCAGGCCTTGGTCAACAACCGCGACCTGCGGGTGGCGGCGCTGAACGTCGAGGCCTTCCAGGCGCAATACCGCATCCAGCGCGCAGACCTGTTCCCGGCGGTGTCTGCCACGGGTGCCGGCAACCGCCAGAAAGTCCCTCGGCGCGTCAGCGGTACCGGCGAGTCCGCGATCACCTCCACCTATTCGGCGACACTGGGCGTAAGCGCCTATGAACTGGATTTTTTTGGCCGGGTGCGCAGCCTCAGTGACCAGGCGATGCTGCAATACCTGGCCACCGAAGAAGCCCGGCGCAGTGCGCAACTGAGCCTGGTGGCCAACGTTGCCAACGCGTACCTGACCTGGCGCGCCGACCAGGAGTTGCTGGCTTTGGCCCGGCAAACCCTGGCCTCGGACGAGCACAGCCTGCGCCTGACCTCGCGCAGCAAAACCGCCGGCAAGGCAACGTCGATCGATGTGATCCAGGCCCAGACCAGCGTCGAAAGCACCCGTGCAAGCATCGCCCGCTACCAGCGACAAGTGGCGCAGGACCAGAACAGCCTGGCCTTGCTGGTAGGTGGCCCGGTGCCGGATTCACTGCCGGCGCGCCCGCTGGCCGACGACCTGGTAGCCCGCATGCCCGCCGGGTTGCCGTCAGACCTGCTGCAACGCCGGCCCGACATAATCCAGGCCGAATTTCAACTCAAGGCAGCCAATGCCAACATCGGCGCGGCGCGTGCAGCGTTTTTTCCTTCGGTGACGCTGACGGCCAATGCGGGCACATCCAGCAGCGATCTGTCGGGGCTGTTCCAGGGTGGCTCGGGGAGCTGGGTGTTTCAGCCGCAAATCAACCTGCCGATTTTCAATGCCGGTAGCCTGCGGGCCAGCCTGGATTACGCGAAGATTCAAAAGAACATCTTTGTTGCGCAGTATGAGAAATCGATCCAGACGGCGTTTCAGGAGGTTTCCAACGGGCTGGCGGCGCGCCAGACTTATAACGAGCAGTTGGCGGCGCAGCGGGACTTTGTGCAGGCCAACCAGAAGTATTACGACCTGGCACAGCACCGCTATCGCAGTGGGGTGGACAGTAACCTGGTGTTTCTGGACGCGCAGCGCTCGCTGTTCAATTCACAGCAGGCGTTGATTGTGGATCGCTTGGCGCAGTTGGTAGCGCAGGTGAATTTGTATACGGCATTGGGTGGGGGTTGGGGGGTAGATATTGTTGGGACGCAGGGCATATCCATTATTCAGGTAACGGCGGCTCGGCGTTCCCACCCCGCGCTTGAGTGGCAGAAGCCAGGGCAAAGGCTGTAG
- a CDS encoding LysR family transcriptional regulator, which translates to MELKHLRAFVVLAQELHFGRAAAQLSIVQPALSMQIKLLEGGLGVRLLDRNRHSVTLTPAGRVFLPEAQATLHQAARAADAARASNRGEIGRVRLGFVSSVLPELLPGLIRAVHQRYPRLELELKDMPGPDQAAALKNGQLDFGLMRLPAAYPGIQTLQVLQESFVVALPGDHPLAAQEILQPADLLKVPVFILARRYAPGFYDEFVQAMGVPLEIASELGEFTTMLALVSAGLGVGVLPLQAARALPANCVSRHLALGAFRARTGLAWRELDSPVKTTLFNLIGELFGE; encoded by the coding sequence ATGGAACTCAAGCACCTGCGTGCGTTTGTTGTGCTCGCCCAGGAACTGCATTTTGGCCGGGCGGCCGCGCAGTTGTCGATCGTGCAGCCGGCGTTGAGCATGCAAATTAAACTGCTCGAAGGTGGCCTGGGTGTGCGCCTGCTCGACCGCAACCGGCACTCGGTAACGCTGACACCCGCCGGGCGGGTGTTTCTGCCCGAAGCCCAAGCCACCCTGCACCAGGCAGCCCGCGCCGCCGATGCCGCCCGCGCGTCGAACCGTGGGGAGATCGGCCGGGTACGCCTGGGTTTTGTCTCCTCGGTGCTGCCGGAATTGCTGCCGGGGTTGATTCGCGCGGTGCATCAACGCTACCCGCGCCTTGAACTGGAGCTCAAGGACATGCCCGGCCCGGATCAGGCGGCAGCGCTAAAAAACGGCCAGCTGGATTTTGGCCTGATGCGCTTGCCGGCGGCCTATCCCGGCATACAGACCCTGCAGGTGTTGCAGGAAAGCTTTGTGGTCGCCTTGCCCGGCGATCATCCGTTGGCGGCACAGGAAATCCTTCAGCCGGCCGACTTGCTCAAGGTGCCCGTATTCATCCTGGCCCGGCGTTATGCCCCGGGCTTCTACGACGAGTTCGTCCAGGCCATGGGGGTGCCCCTGGAAATCGCCTCCGAGCTCGGCGAATTCACCACCATGCTGGCGCTGGTCTCTGCCGGCCTGGGCGTCGGGGTATTGCCGTTGCAGGCGGCCCGGGCGCTGCCGGCCAATTGCGTGTCCAGGCACCTGGCGTTGGGCGCGTTCCGGGCCAGGACCGGCCTGGCCTGGCGCGAACTCGACAGCCCGGTGAAAACCACCCTGTTCAACCTGATTGGCGAGTTGTTCGGCGAGTGA
- a CDS encoding phosphopantetheine-binding protein, whose product MWPLNPAGKLDRKALPEPGAEAVVSRAYEPPRGEVETLIAGVWAQVLKLERVGRQDHFFELGGHSLLAVGVVARMRKAGLEVDARMLFSQPTLAGLAGLVGHAVARVEVPLAAIPQLGHRRRI is encoded by the coding sequence ATGTGGCCACTTAACCCGGCCGGCAAGCTGGACCGCAAGGCCTTACCGGAGCCTGGGGCAGAGGCGGTGGTAAGCCGTGCCTATGAGCCGCCTCGGGGCGAGGTGGAAACATTGATCGCCGGGGTATGGGCCCAGGTGCTGAAGCTGGAAAGGGTAGGGCGCCAGGATCACTTTTTTGAACTGGGCGGCCATTCATTGCTGGCGGTGGGGGTGGTGGCGCGCATGCGCAAGGCGGGGCTGGAGGTGGATGCGCGGATGTTGTTCAGCCAGCCCACCCTGGCCGGGTTGGCGGGGCTGGTCGGGCACGCGGTGGCGCGGGTGGAGGTGCCTCTGGCGGCGATTCCGCAGTTAGGGCACCGGCGCAGGATTTAA
- a CDS encoding helix-turn-helix transcriptional regulator — translation MSLTSSIRNMESPHFYFELGELISSTGTEHFAANMLHLVDKLIAVHLVDLSEWSLDEHQACVLDITLLGSAGLKRDLPPPGTLHHRDDHPLLKKMLGMNDPLLIQMNAKANSPHTRGTSHQCNLVSRQANRRCVISFYRPHTQRAFSLAELSFLKRLSETLLPLIERHAQINRQTPLVEPPPCKTLLEQSQLQREFYKRLSLSDITLSAREQEVCLELLTGGTVPQIALKLSVKNSSIETYLKRAAAKLGVSGRHGLAKWMVGA, via the coding sequence ATGAGTCTGACCAGCAGTATTCGAAATATGGAAAGCCCACATTTTTATTTCGAGTTGGGGGAGTTGATTTCAAGCACGGGCACAGAACACTTTGCAGCGAACATGCTGCACCTGGTCGACAAGCTGATTGCGGTGCACCTGGTAGACCTCAGTGAATGGAGCCTCGACGAACACCAGGCCTGTGTACTGGATATCACCCTACTGGGCAGTGCCGGCCTGAAGCGCGATTTGCCACCGCCAGGCACGCTGCATCATCGCGATGATCACCCGCTGCTGAAAAAGATGCTTGGCATGAACGACCCGCTGTTGATCCAGATGAATGCCAAGGCCAACAGCCCCCACACCCGTGGCACTTCCCACCAGTGCAACCTGGTCTCGCGCCAGGCCAATCGGCGCTGTGTCATCTCGTTCTATCGGCCCCACACGCAGCGGGCATTTTCCCTGGCCGAGTTGTCCTTCCTCAAGCGCCTGTCGGAAACCCTGTTGCCCTTGATCGAGCGTCACGCGCAGATCAATCGACAAACCCCACTCGTTGAACCGCCGCCCTGCAAAACCCTGTTGGAGCAATCGCAATTGCAGCGCGAATTTTACAAACGCCTGTCACTCAGTGACATCACCTTGTCTGCGCGGGAACAGGAGGTTTGCCTGGAGTTACTGACCGGCGGCACCGTGCCGCAGATCGCCTTGAAGCTCAGTGTGAAGAACAGCTCGATCGAGACTTACCTCAAGCGTGCCGCCGCCAAACTGGGTGTCAGTGGCCGCCATGGACTGGCCAAATGGATGGTTGGCGCGTGA
- a CDS encoding glucose 1-dehydrogenase encodes MHSVLDTFRLDGRLALVTGSSAGIGLAIARGLAQAGARVVLNGRNRSTLRDSAALLAAEGLEVHTQAFDVTDGAAVLAAVADIEKHLGPLDILVNNAGMQRRGPLEDYSETHWRELMSTNLDSAFLVGQAVARAMIPRKRGRIINICSVQSELGRPGIAPYAASKGALKMLTKGMAIDWGPHGLTVNGIGPGYFKTELNANLVANPEFSDWLVQRTPSRRWGDVAELAGAAVFLASDAASFVNGHILYVDGGITASL; translated from the coding sequence ATGCACAGCGTTTTAGACACCTTCCGCCTGGATGGCCGCCTGGCCCTGGTCACCGGCTCCAGCGCCGGCATTGGCCTGGCCATCGCCCGTGGCCTGGCCCAGGCCGGCGCACGGGTGGTACTCAATGGGCGCAACCGCAGCACCTTGCGTGACAGCGCCGCACTGCTGGCGGCGGAGGGTCTTGAGGTGCACACCCAGGCCTTCGACGTCACCGACGGCGCCGCGGTGCTGGCCGCCGTGGCAGACATCGAAAAGCACCTGGGCCCCCTGGACATCCTCGTCAACAACGCCGGCATGCAACGGCGCGGGCCCCTGGAGGACTACAGCGAAACCCACTGGCGCGAGTTGATGAGCACCAACCTCGACAGCGCGTTCCTCGTTGGCCAGGCTGTGGCCCGGGCGATGATCCCGCGCAAGCGTGGGCGCATCATCAATATCTGCTCGGTGCAAAGCGAACTGGGGCGCCCGGGCATAGCGCCGTATGCCGCCAGCAAAGGCGCGCTGAAGATGCTCACCAAAGGCATGGCCATCGATTGGGGCCCCCACGGGCTGACGGTCAATGGCATCGGCCCCGGCTATTTCAAGACCGAACTGAACGCCAACCTGGTGGCCAACCCCGAATTCAGCGACTGGCTGGTGCAACGCACACCGAGCCGGCGCTGGGGCGACGTCGCCGAACTGGCCGGGGCGGCGGTATTCCTTGCCAGCGACGCGGCGAGTTTCGTCAACGGTCATATCCTGTACGTGGACGGTGGCATCACCGCCTCGCTGTAA